A genomic window from Agrobacterium larrymoorei includes:
- a CDS encoding methyl-accepting chemotaxis protein, which produces MGRFVSRSIVFQIVCLTIGLIFLGIVAVGVSTYVRLKEDVLQTALMDTERAVRSMAILYEMKVGGTTVAIENGELKSVSRPSIGTLLDFDLVDRVGMANGGVATVFQAQGTDFLRISTSLKNEKGERAVGTKLLPESPAFAAITKGESYYGPATLFGRDYMAGYMPVLSKKGAPVGILFVGVPMNFYQGHIDGLRNMILVVGAAVMLAFGILGYVLIKRSMRPLGHLTDAIKSLSQGNLETEIPYMERKNEFGDIARALEVFRDNAREKLRIESQSAEERAQSEAERARNDADKLNTDRQIEFAVGQLAAGLARLSDGDLTQTLDVPFSGRLEQLRVDFNTSLANLKDVLHQVRERTFVIQNNGVEMRKSSNDLSRRTESQAASLEQTAAAVEEITVTVKSSAERAREANRAVLITQESADSSGTVVKNAVDAMGRIEEASQKIEQIIEVIDDIAFQTNLLALNAGIEAARAGEAGKGFAVVAQEVRELAQRSADAAHEIKALINQSTREVNSGSLLVQEAGQVLSSISQQIVTVSKHVETIATATHDQASALQEVNSSVNQMDQMTQQNAAMAEESSAASQMLADEVDALLGLLQRFRMEQSQAGAMRRSQYGRAA; this is translated from the coding sequence ATGGGGCGTTTCGTTTCGAGATCCATCGTGTTTCAGATCGTATGTCTGACCATCGGTCTCATTTTCCTTGGTATCGTTGCCGTCGGTGTTTCGACCTATGTACGGTTGAAAGAAGACGTGTTGCAGACGGCTCTCATGGACACAGAGCGCGCCGTCCGCAGCATGGCAATTCTTTATGAAATGAAAGTCGGCGGCACGACTGTCGCAATCGAAAACGGAGAGCTGAAATCGGTCAGCCGCCCCAGCATCGGCACCTTGCTCGACTTCGACCTGGTGGATCGCGTCGGCATGGCCAATGGGGGCGTGGCGACCGTTTTCCAGGCGCAGGGTACGGATTTCCTTCGCATCTCGACCAGCCTGAAAAACGAAAAAGGCGAGCGCGCCGTCGGAACGAAGCTTTTGCCGGAAAGCCCAGCATTTGCAGCGATCACAAAGGGCGAATCTTACTACGGCCCCGCCACGCTGTTCGGTAGGGATTACATGGCTGGCTATATGCCGGTTCTGTCCAAAAAAGGAGCACCCGTCGGCATCCTCTTCGTCGGCGTACCCATGAACTTCTATCAGGGACATATTGACGGCTTGCGCAACATGATCCTTGTGGTCGGCGCGGCGGTCATGCTCGCTTTCGGTATTCTCGGCTACGTCCTCATCAAACGCAGCATGCGTCCCCTCGGTCATCTGACGGACGCGATCAAATCCCTGTCCCAGGGTAATCTCGAGACTGAAATTCCCTATATGGAGCGGAAAAATGAGTTCGGCGATATCGCTCGGGCTTTGGAGGTTTTCCGCGACAATGCACGCGAGAAACTTCGCATCGAAAGTCAAAGCGCCGAAGAGCGCGCTCAGTCGGAAGCCGAACGCGCCCGCAACGACGCCGACAAGCTCAACACCGATCGTCAAATCGAATTCGCTGTGGGCCAGCTCGCAGCCGGTCTTGCGCGGCTTTCCGACGGCGATCTCACTCAGACGCTCGACGTGCCCTTCTCTGGCCGTCTCGAACAGCTCCGGGTGGACTTCAACACCTCGCTTGCCAACCTGAAGGATGTGCTCCATCAAGTGCGGGAACGGACCTTCGTCATTCAGAACAATGGCGTCGAGATGCGCAAATCATCCAACGATCTGTCCCGCCGCACCGAATCGCAAGCCGCTTCACTGGAGCAGACCGCTGCCGCCGTCGAAGAAATCACGGTCACGGTCAAATCCTCCGCTGAACGTGCGCGCGAAGCCAACAGGGCTGTTCTTATCACGCAGGAAAGCGCCGACAGCTCCGGCACGGTGGTCAAGAACGCTGTCGACGCCATGGGTCGCATCGAGGAAGCGTCGCAGAAGATCGAGCAGATTATCGAAGTCATCGACGACATCGCCTTCCAGACCAATCTTCTCGCGTTGAATGCCGGTATCGAAGCCGCGCGTGCAGGCGAAGCGGGCAAGGGCTTTGCCGTTGTCGCGCAGGAAGTGCGTGAACTTGCCCAGCGTTCAGCCGATGCTGCCCACGAAATCAAGGCGCTGATCAACCAGTCGACGCGGGAGGTGAATTCGGGTTCGCTTCTCGTACAGGAAGCCGGTCAGGTTCTCTCCTCGATCAGCCAGCAGATTGTTACCGTGAGCAAGCATGTCGAGACCATTGCCACTGCTACCCATGATCAGGCCTCTGCGTTGCAGGAGGTCAACAGCTCCGTCAACCAGATGGATCAGATGACCCAACAGAACGCCGCCATGGCCGAAGAGTCGAGTGCGGCGAGCCAGATGCTCGCCGATGAGGTCGACGCGTTGCTCGGTCTTCTCCAGCGTTTCCGCATGGAACAGTCGCAGGCCGGAGCCATGCGGCGCAGCCAGTATGGCCGGGCAGCCTGA
- the visN gene encoding transcriptional regulator VisN gives MKVDVDIRRLSAAPTETIARPLPRNQLIRKIAAAAAESDIVAAMEHLTSYVGASHYLLAREDLLQEASLSFIVTSDWPFDLVRKLANELTGTQSRSSEMEKCLSLLRPRLLSLPDDAVAPAGIDRQYWTITFCVGRIRFSLLLMFAEGVLPAEDRLREAGMLAGYFASFGIVEGTKTERDIDLTERELECLFWIAEGKTSDEMAMILGISRNTINNYITSVMRKTATKTRSEAIAYAVRNNLV, from the coding sequence TTGAAAGTGGATGTCGATATTCGCAGGCTGTCTGCTGCGCCAACTGAAACGATTGCGAGGCCCTTGCCCCGCAACCAACTCATTCGCAAGATTGCAGCCGCAGCGGCGGAAAGTGACATCGTCGCTGCGATGGAGCATCTGACATCCTATGTCGGCGCTTCGCATTATCTCCTCGCCCGTGAAGACCTCCTGCAGGAGGCAAGCCTCAGCTTCATCGTCACCTCCGACTGGCCCTTCGATCTGGTGCGCAAGCTCGCCAATGAATTGACCGGGACACAGAGCCGCTCCAGCGAAATGGAGAAGTGCCTGTCCTTGCTCAGGCCGCGTCTGCTGTCGCTTCCCGACGATGCGGTTGCGCCGGCAGGGATCGACCGCCAGTACTGGACGATTACCTTCTGCGTTGGACGAATCCGCTTCTCGTTGCTTTTGATGTTTGCCGAAGGCGTTCTGCCGGCAGAGGATCGTCTTCGTGAAGCTGGAATGCTGGCCGGTTACTTTGCAAGCTTCGGCATCGTTGAGGGCACCAAGACCGAGCGCGATATCGATCTGACCGAAAGAGAGCTTGAATGCCTCTTCTGGATTGCCGAAGGCAAGACCAGCGATGAAATGGCCATGATCCTCGGCATCTCCCGCAATACCATCAACAACTACATCACCAGCGTCATGCGCAAGACAGCAACCAAGACCCGTTCGGAGGCCATTGCCTACGCGGTCCGCAACAACCTTGTCTGA
- a CDS encoding PAS domain-containing hybrid sensor histidine kinase/response regulator, with protein sequence MLPGWIIFVSAFAYILLLFAVASYGDRKSRSRTAPHKGRPVVYALSLAIYCTSWTYFGGVGLASERGLEFLGIYTGPILAFTLGMPIIRRIVELAKAEKLTSVADFIAARYGKNPTVAMIVSIIALVGAIPYIALQLKAVSSSVATMVDPRDYGIGSGNLHFLDLPLIVTVVMAGFAIMFGTRHTDATEHQDGLILAISMESVVKLVAMCTAGIYVVFFLFDGPSALWRVASENAQVMEAVSYQTPISRWIVLTLLSGFAIILLPRQFHVTVVENRTPKELRTAGLLLPLYLIAINIFVLPIAVAGLLTIGNNGDADLYVLQLPLFNGVPLVSLITFIGGFSAATAMVIVASVALSIMVSNDILIPIFLRQKLLTRSPHSDDFAKTLLNIRRTAIFIVLLLGYFYYRAADSTSGLASIGLLAFAAIAQMAPSLFGGLLWRRANARGAIAGLSSGFLVWAYLLFLPSLGGPDYSYVAAGVLSFIFPGTEMFSGPGADPLVNAVTLSLLINSLAIVLGSLSRNPRPVERIQSGIFVKRHSKSQFATRGWKTRVSVGDLKSAVARYLGEERMLRSLSAYEKTAGRRLEDEQPADMALIHFSEQLLGSAIGSSSARLVLSLILQKAEDTSADTAWLLDQASEALQYNQDMLQTALAQMDQGIAVFDASQRLTIWNRRFRTLLDLPEHFGRVGLPLAEIVALLDERGDIEPGDHGERINQFLTMDRPFSLVLSGGARIIEVRSNAMPDKGVVATFTDITQRVASDQALKQANETLEQRVAERTGELTRVNRELAEARAAADEANIGKTRFFAAAGHDILQPLNAARLYSSALVERIGHSENTNLVQNIDSALESVETILGAVLDISRLDTGSMKPRMAAVPLNDLLKRIETDFAPMAREKNLEFVVMPTSLTVRSDINLLRRLIQNLVSNAIKYTMSGKVLVGARRRGGDVVIQVMDSGMGIPASKFRTIFKEFTRLDGGMKAAAGLGLGLSIVDRLSRVLHHPVQLSSVVGKGTSFQVQLPREAQSDRHGKEAGRATPSSQQTRLSGFHILCIDNEPKILEGMSVLLTGWGCEVSQAASAHDLDAVLGKVNIPDLIVADYHLAEGTGIDLILYLRERLTSQIPALLITADRTPEVRAEAEKHGIGVQHKPVRPAALRAYVTQVFNTRRAAAE encoded by the coding sequence TTGCTGCCCGGGTGGATCATATTCGTCTCGGCCTTCGCCTATATTCTGTTGCTCTTTGCAGTAGCGAGTTACGGCGATCGAAAGAGCCGAAGCAGGACCGCTCCCCACAAGGGGCGGCCGGTGGTCTATGCGCTCAGCCTTGCGATCTACTGCACCTCCTGGACCTATTTCGGTGGCGTTGGCCTTGCCTCCGAACGTGGGCTTGAATTTCTCGGGATTTACACCGGCCCGATCCTCGCTTTCACGCTGGGAATGCCCATCATCCGGCGCATCGTGGAACTGGCGAAAGCCGAGAAACTCACATCTGTGGCAGACTTTATCGCCGCACGCTACGGCAAGAACCCGACCGTTGCCATGATCGTTTCGATCATCGCCCTGGTGGGTGCTATTCCTTACATCGCGCTGCAATTGAAGGCGGTTTCCAGTTCGGTCGCGACGATGGTCGATCCGCGCGATTACGGCATTGGCAGCGGCAATCTCCACTTCCTCGATCTTCCGCTCATCGTCACGGTGGTGATGGCAGGCTTTGCTATCATGTTCGGTACGCGCCATACGGATGCGACGGAACATCAGGACGGGTTGATCCTCGCCATTTCGATGGAGTCGGTCGTCAAGCTGGTGGCGATGTGCACCGCAGGCATCTATGTCGTCTTCTTCCTCTTCGATGGGCCGTCGGCGCTTTGGCGCGTCGCTTCTGAAAACGCCCAAGTGATGGAAGCGGTCTCCTACCAGACGCCGATCAGCCGCTGGATCGTTCTGACGCTTCTCTCCGGCTTTGCCATCATCCTCTTGCCGCGGCAATTCCATGTCACGGTCGTGGAAAACCGAACACCGAAGGAACTGCGCACCGCAGGTCTTTTGCTGCCGCTCTATTTGATTGCTATCAATATTTTCGTGCTGCCGATTGCCGTCGCTGGTCTTCTGACGATCGGCAACAATGGCGATGCCGACCTCTATGTGCTGCAGCTACCGCTGTTTAACGGCGTGCCGCTCGTGTCGCTGATCACCTTCATCGGCGGCTTCTCCGCTGCAACGGCGATGGTGATCGTCGCTTCGGTGGCGCTGTCGATCATGGTCTCCAACGATATCTTGATCCCCATTTTCCTGCGACAGAAACTGCTGACCCGCTCGCCCCATAGCGACGACTTCGCCAAGACGCTCCTCAACATTCGCCGCACGGCGATCTTCATCGTCCTGCTGCTTGGCTATTTCTACTATCGGGCGGCAGACAGCACATCGGGTCTGGCCTCCATTGGATTGCTGGCCTTTGCCGCCATCGCGCAGATGGCCCCGTCGCTTTTCGGCGGATTGTTGTGGCGGCGGGCCAATGCGCGCGGCGCGATCGCAGGCCTGAGCTCGGGCTTCCTCGTCTGGGCCTATCTTCTCTTTCTGCCGAGCCTCGGTGGCCCCGACTATTCCTATGTCGCGGCAGGCGTTTTGAGCTTCATTTTTCCCGGAACGGAGATGTTCAGCGGGCCGGGCGCCGATCCGCTCGTCAATGCAGTGACACTGAGCCTGCTTATCAATTCGCTCGCCATCGTGCTCGGCTCGCTTTCGCGCAATCCACGTCCGGTGGAGCGCATCCAATCCGGCATCTTCGTCAAGCGCCATTCAAAATCGCAATTCGCCACACGCGGGTGGAAGACGCGTGTCAGCGTCGGGGACTTGAAAAGCGCGGTCGCCCGGTACCTTGGCGAAGAGCGCATGCTTCGCTCGCTCTCGGCCTACGAGAAAACCGCAGGACGAAGGCTAGAGGATGAGCAGCCTGCCGATATGGCGCTGATCCATTTCTCCGAACAACTGTTGGGGAGCGCCATTGGCTCCTCCTCTGCCCGACTGGTGCTGTCCCTCATCCTGCAAAAGGCGGAAGACACCAGCGCCGATACCGCCTGGTTGTTGGACCAGGCCAGCGAGGCACTACAATATAATCAGGATATGCTGCAAACGGCTCTGGCACAGATGGATCAGGGGATCGCAGTCTTCGACGCCTCGCAGCGGCTGACGATCTGGAACAGACGCTTCCGCACCCTCCTCGATCTGCCGGAGCATTTCGGCCGCGTTGGTCTGCCGCTCGCCGAGATCGTCGCGCTGTTGGACGAGCGCGGCGATATAGAGCCTGGCGATCATGGCGAACGGATCAACCAGTTTCTGACGATGGATCGTCCCTTCTCCCTTGTGCTCAGCGGCGGTGCGCGCATTATCGAGGTACGCTCCAATGCCATGCCGGACAAGGGTGTGGTCGCAACCTTCACAGACATCACACAACGCGTGGCGAGCGACCAAGCCTTGAAACAGGCCAACGAGACGCTGGAGCAACGCGTGGCAGAACGCACCGGCGAACTCACGCGGGTCAATCGCGAGCTGGCAGAGGCGCGCGCAGCTGCCGATGAGGCCAATATTGGCAAGACCCGGTTCTTCGCCGCAGCCGGTCACGATATCCTGCAACCGCTCAACGCCGCACGTCTCTATTCTTCTGCACTGGTTGAGCGTATCGGCCATTCGGAAAATACCAATCTCGTGCAGAATATCGACTCCGCGCTGGAATCGGTCGAAACGATCCTTGGCGCGGTGCTGGATATTTCTCGCCTTGATACCGGCTCGATGAAGCCGCGTATGGCGGCAGTGCCACTCAACGACCTCCTGAAGCGCATCGAAACCGATTTCGCGCCCATGGCGCGAGAGAAGAACCTCGAATTCGTGGTAATGCCGACATCCTTGACGGTGCGCTCCGACATCAATCTCCTGCGGCGGCTGATCCAGAACCTGGTTTCCAATGCCATCAAATACACCATGTCGGGCAAGGTCCTGGTCGGCGCACGTCGACGCGGTGGCGATGTCGTGATCCAGGTGATGGACTCCGGCATGGGCATTCCTGCCTCGAAGTTCCGGACGATCTTCAAGGAATTCACCCGGCTTGATGGAGGCATGAAGGCTGCGGCGGGCCTCGGTCTTGGCCTTTCGATCGTCGATCGTCTTTCGCGGGTGCTGCACCACCCTGTCCAGCTGTCATCCGTGGTCGGCAAAGGCACGTCGTTCCAAGTCCAGTTGCCGCGCGAAGCACAGAGTGACAGGCATGGCAAAGAGGCAGGACGCGCTACCCCCTCCTCTCAGCAGACCCGGCTATCCGGCTTTCATATCCTCTGTATCGATAATGAGCCAAAGATTCTGGAAGGAATGTCTGTGCTGCTGACCGGCTGGGGCTGCGAGGTCTCGCAAGCGGCCTCAGCTCATGATCTCGATGCCGTTCTCGGCAAAGTCAACATTCCCGATCTCATCGTCGCAGACTACCACCTTGCTGAAGGTACAGGTATCGATCTCATTCTATATCTGCGCGAAAGGCTGACATCGCAGATCCCGGCCCTGCTGATTACGGCCGACCGCACTCCTGAGGTCCGCGCCGAGGCCGAGAAGCACGGTATCGGGGTTCAGCACAAGCCGGTGCGCCCCGCGGCGCTGCGTGCTTACGTCACGCAAGTTTTCAACACCAGACGCGCCGCTGCGGAGTAA
- the fliF gene encoding flagellar basal-body MS-ring/collar protein FliF, whose amino-acid sequence MNLLNQLPQVFKNFAALGQTRLLVLGGVGVLSMAIILAAALYVNKPAYETLYVGLETMDLNKISIALAESNVDFQVGSDGTSIQVPVGMTSKARLLLAERGLPDSANAGYELFDHVGSLGLTSFMQEVTRVRALEGEIGRSIQQIDGIAAARVHIVMPEVGNFRRGEQKPTASVMIRASASAGRKASASIRHLVASAVPGLEVDDVTLLDSTGQLLASGDDVSNGAMSRSLTLAQNVQQELEAKIDKALAPFLGMDNFRSSVTASLNTDSQQIQETVYDPNSRVERSVRSTKEDQKSQETQQDSAATVEQNVPQAAPQSGGGGPKSSDETAKKEEQTNYEINSKTVATVRNGYSIDKISVAVVVNKGRLAKMIGDPADQAKIDAYLAEMQKIVTSAAGTSTERGDVVTITAMDFLETQLLDEAVAGPGITEVLSRNSAGIINSLAFVAVAFLVVWLGIRPVVRSMSAGGASTSAELAQDSAGLELPDFSPAMGGGAPGGLMEGFGADFGFDSTDDLLGGDTGEGDFNRRVREGPERRLSRMVEISEERAAKILRKWAVEKAA is encoded by the coding sequence ATGAATCTGTTAAATCAACTCCCTCAGGTTTTTAAAAACTTCGCGGCCCTTGGCCAGACGCGGCTTTTGGTGCTGGGTGGTGTGGGCGTTCTGTCCATGGCAATTATTCTCGCGGCAGCTCTTTATGTGAACAAACCGGCCTACGAAACGCTGTATGTTGGCCTGGAAACCATGGATCTGAACAAGATCAGTATTGCGCTTGCTGAGTCCAATGTCGATTTTCAGGTTGGCTCGGATGGAACGAGCATTCAGGTTCCAGTTGGCATGACCAGCAAGGCGCGTCTGCTGTTGGCCGAGCGCGGCCTGCCCGATAGCGCCAATGCCGGCTACGAGCTGTTCGACCATGTCGGCTCTCTCGGTCTGACCTCCTTCATGCAGGAAGTGACGCGGGTGCGCGCTCTCGAAGGCGAGATCGGCCGCTCGATCCAGCAGATCGACGGGATTGCGGCAGCCCGAGTTCACATCGTGATGCCAGAGGTCGGCAACTTCCGGCGGGGGGAACAGAAGCCCACTGCCTCCGTCATGATCCGGGCGAGCGCGTCCGCGGGCCGAAAGGCCTCTGCTTCCATTCGTCACCTTGTTGCATCCGCAGTGCCCGGCCTCGAAGTCGATGACGTGACCCTTCTTGACTCTACGGGCCAGCTTCTGGCGTCGGGCGACGATGTCAGCAATGGCGCGATGAGCCGGTCCCTGACGCTGGCGCAGAACGTGCAGCAGGAACTTGAGGCGAAGATCGACAAGGCGCTTGCGCCCTTCCTCGGCATGGACAACTTCCGTTCGAGCGTGACCGCATCGCTCAACACCGACAGCCAGCAGATCCAGGAAACCGTCTACGATCCGAACTCCCGTGTCGAGCGTTCGGTTCGCTCGACCAAGGAAGACCAGAAGTCCCAGGAAACCCAGCAGGATTCTGCAGCCACGGTCGAGCAGAACGTGCCGCAGGCTGCACCGCAGAGCGGTGGCGGCGGTCCGAAGTCGTCCGACGAGACGGCGAAGAAGGAAGAGCAGACCAACTACGAAATCAACTCCAAGACCGTGGCGACCGTTCGCAACGGCTACTCGATCGACAAGATTTCCGTTGCCGTCGTGGTCAACAAAGGCCGCCTTGCAAAGATGATCGGCGATCCGGCCGACCAGGCCAAGATCGACGCCTATCTCGCGGAAATGCAAAAGATCGTCACCTCCGCTGCGGGCACCTCGACCGAGCGCGGTGACGTGGTAACCATCACCGCCATGGACTTCCTCGAAACACAGCTTCTCGACGAGGCCGTCGCTGGCCCTGGTATCACCGAAGTGCTGAGCCGCAACTCTGCCGGCATCATCAACTCGCTGGCCTTCGTCGCGGTCGCCTTCCTGGTCGTCTGGCTCGGTATTCGACCGGTGGTCCGCTCCATGTCGGCAGGTGGCGCCTCTACTTCCGCGGAACTGGCGCAGGATTCGGCTGGGCTCGAACTGCCGGACTTCTCTCCGGCGATGGGAGGCGGCGCTCCCGGAGGTCTCATGGAAGGCTTCGGGGCGGACTTCGGCTTCGACAGCACCGACGATCTTCTTGGTGGCGACACGGGCGAGGGCGACTTCAACCGCAGGGTCCGCGAAGGGCCGGAACGCAGGCTTTCGCGCATGGTGGAAATCAGCGAAGAACGCGCTGCAAAAATCCTCCGCAAATGGGCCGTGGAAAAAGCTGCATGA
- the visR gene encoding transcriptional regulator VisR, with the protein MGFVKDLSNEGSGHPITPKTVPPVTRSDLFPKLVAMQRSLGAKNFIVLRAVAAGFPNKRKLSCELENLGLAAGEHSAQLVQVLGERLLDHLESSLLPVVWMSEQESGFADLPDVPALLIRLDNTVLGYSGVGFPVRLGTMGNGFVIFCGGNLLLDNELMLEQHVKSTQIMIDLLAMDERRVSPSEALSEREVACLQLAGDGRISEEIAAKLGLSVHTVNAYLGSATIKLDSVNRIQAIAKAIRLGFIH; encoded by the coding sequence ATGGGTTTTGTCAAGGATTTGAGCAATGAGGGATCGGGTCACCCGATAACGCCGAAAACCGTTCCCCCGGTGACTCGCTCCGACCTGTTTCCCAAACTGGTTGCGATGCAGAGAAGCTTAGGCGCCAAAAACTTCATCGTTCTGCGGGCCGTCGCAGCCGGATTTCCCAACAAGCGGAAGCTCTCCTGTGAACTTGAAAATCTGGGTCTGGCCGCCGGCGAACATAGCGCTCAACTGGTTCAGGTTCTCGGAGAACGTCTCCTCGATCATCTCGAATCATCCTTGCTACCCGTCGTATGGATGAGCGAGCAAGAATCGGGCTTTGCGGACCTGCCAGATGTTCCAGCCCTTCTTATTCGCCTGGACAACACCGTTCTCGGCTATTCCGGCGTCGGTTTCCCCGTGAGACTTGGGACCATGGGCAACGGCTTCGTCATCTTCTGCGGTGGAAACCTGCTGCTCGATAATGAGCTGATGCTGGAGCAACACGTTAAATCCACGCAGATCATGATCGATCTCCTTGCCATGGATGAGCGTCGCGTCTCGCCGTCGGAGGCACTCAGCGAGCGCGAAGTCGCATGCCTGCAATTGGCAGGAGATGGCCGGATCAGCGAAGAAATCGCAGCCAAGCTTGGTCTGTCGGTTCATACGGTCAATGCTTATCTCGGCTCCGCCACGATCAAGCTCGATTCCGTTAATCGCATCCAGGCGATCGCCAAAGCTATCCGGCTTGGTTTTATCCACTGA
- a CDS encoding pyridoxal phosphate-dependent aminotransferase, with protein sequence MSVLNSLSVRSLAAPESGIVEVKKYAHARENLLPLWVGEGDLPTPDFISKAAADALNAGETFYTWQRGIPELRDALGRYYQRHFGASLSPEHFYVTGSGMQAIVLAVQALTSPGDEMIYLTPTWPNIVAAIGIAGATAVPVGIDFTQGKWNIDIGKLESAITPKTKALFINTPSNPTGWTASQDNLRDILALARKHGLWIVADEIYALYHYAGARAPSFLDIMEQGDRIVFANSFSKNWSMTGWRVGWLVAPPEIGQVIENLIQYSTSGVAQFMQRGAIAALDHGDDFIAQNFARAARSRDILCDALIATNRVETLKPDGALYAFLKIDGVTDTRAAAFDIVDKVGVGLAPGMAFGAGGELFLRACFLRDPAQITDAAERLSDYILKKSA encoded by the coding sequence ATGTCGGTTTTGAACAGTCTCAGTGTCCGCTCTCTTGCAGCGCCTGAAAGCGGTATCGTCGAGGTGAAGAAATACGCCCACGCCCGCGAAAATCTTTTGCCATTGTGGGTTGGTGAGGGTGACCTGCCAACGCCGGATTTTATTTCCAAGGCTGCGGCCGACGCATTGAACGCCGGTGAAACCTTCTACACCTGGCAGCGCGGCATCCCTGAGCTTCGCGATGCACTTGGCCGTTACTATCAGCGGCATTTCGGTGCTTCGCTGTCGCCTGAGCACTTCTACGTCACCGGTTCCGGCATGCAGGCCATCGTGCTCGCCGTCCAGGCACTGACGTCGCCCGGCGATGAGATGATCTACCTGACCCCGACATGGCCCAATATTGTCGCTGCCATCGGCATTGCCGGCGCGACGGCCGTGCCCGTTGGGATCGATTTTACCCAGGGCAAATGGAACATCGATATCGGCAAGCTCGAAAGCGCCATTACACCAAAGACCAAGGCGCTCTTTATCAATACGCCTTCCAACCCCACCGGCTGGACGGCAAGCCAGGATAATCTGCGTGACATTCTGGCACTGGCAAGAAAGCACGGTCTCTGGATTGTCGCCGACGAAATCTACGCGCTCTATCACTATGCAGGCGCCCGCGCTCCCTCTTTCCTCGATATCATGGAGCAGGGTGATCGGATCGTTTTCGCCAACTCCTTCTCCAAGAACTGGTCGATGACGGGCTGGCGTGTTGGCTGGCTGGTCGCGCCGCCGGAAATCGGGCAGGTGATCGAAAATCTGATCCAGTATTCGACCTCCGGTGTCGCGCAATTCATGCAGCGTGGTGCGATTGCGGCCCTGGATCACGGTGATGATTTCATAGCGCAGAATTTCGCCCGCGCGGCACGCTCTCGCGACATTCTCTGCGATGCCTTGATTGCTACCAACCGCGTCGAGACCTTGAAGCCGGATGGAGCTCTCTACGCATTTCTAAAGATCGATGGCGTTACGGACACGCGCGCGGCGGCTTTCGATATTGTAGATAAGGTCGGCGTTGGACTGGCGCCAGGCATGGCATTCGGCGCAGGCGGAGAGCTCTTCCTGCGTGCCTGCTTCCTGCGCGATCCAGCACAGATTACCGATGCCGCGGAAAGACTGTCGGACTACATATTGAAAAAGTCGGCGTGA
- the mscL gene encoding large conductance mechanosensitive channel protein MscL produces MLNEFKTFIARGNVMDLAVGVIIGAAFSKIVDSVVNDLIMPIVGAIFGGFDFSNYFIPLSSSVTATSLAAAREQGAVIAYGNFITIVINFLILAWIIFLMVKGVNKIRASVEREKVEEQKAPAPPPEDVKLLTEIRDLLKTR; encoded by the coding sequence ATGCTCAACGAATTCAAGACATTCATTGCGCGCGGCAACGTCATGGACCTGGCTGTCGGCGTCATCATCGGAGCGGCTTTCAGCAAGATCGTCGATTCGGTCGTTAACGATCTGATCATGCCGATCGTTGGCGCGATTTTCGGTGGTTTCGACTTCTCGAACTATTTCATTCCCCTGAGCTCCAGTGTGACCGCCACATCTTTGGCCGCCGCGCGCGAGCAGGGTGCGGTTATCGCCTACGGTAATTTTATTACCATCGTCATCAACTTCCTCATCCTGGCCTGGATCATCTTCCTTATGGTCAAGGGTGTGAACAAGATCCGCGCGTCGGTCGAGCGTGAGAAGGTGGAAGAGCAGAAGGCGCCAGCCCCGCCGCCGGAAGACGTCAAGTTGCTCACCGAGATTCGCGACCTTCTGAAGACGCGCTAA